In one Streptomyces sp. NBC_01288 genomic region, the following are encoded:
- a CDS encoding serine/threonine-protein kinase, which yields MGTEGDNARMIAGRYRLEKRLGRGGMGVVWRATDQLLGRQVAVKEIAQDDSLSEEEARQQRDRTLREARAVAQLRHPHIIVVHDVVEQDERPYIVMELIDGGSLAERISGRGPVDAAEAARIGIALLGALRTAHAAGVLHRDIKPANVLLQTAADEADSERVVLTDFGIAQVAGATTLTESGAFVGSPEYTAPERMSGVRTGPASDLWSLGVLLCTVLSGESPFHRDSLGGILHAVVIDEIRPPEQARPLLPVVRGLLERDPERRLEAAEAERLLRAFLDTGRTPKATSGQTGKRTPGYTPTQRDVPRRELVPPPSPSAPEPSPTPASTAEQTPRRTTRGVLVTALLVAAMAGAGVSAAALLMRGDGDGGVAAPVSSAPLTSTSAGTRSPSPTPSVSTGTPNTPTAPSGYRVAHDPDGFSLAVPEDFVRVPQGERIFYMSPGETFRLGIKMSDPEQGGPLAVMKSAAAKGAATNPGYHDGRVTDTTHYGHPAALWEFSWNGFSTAEGPRHTYDMCWEENGRMYDVWVSAPVGKVREAKEYFDVALDTFART from the coding sequence ATGGGGACCGAGGGGGACAACGCCCGGATGATCGCCGGGCGTTACCGACTGGAGAAGCGGCTCGGGCGCGGTGGCATGGGCGTCGTGTGGCGGGCGACCGACCAACTCCTGGGCCGGCAGGTCGCGGTGAAGGAGATCGCCCAGGACGACTCGCTCTCCGAGGAGGAGGCCCGCCAGCAGCGCGACCGCACTCTGCGCGAGGCGCGGGCGGTGGCGCAGCTGCGGCACCCGCACATCATCGTCGTGCACGATGTCGTCGAGCAGGACGAACGGCCGTACATCGTCATGGAGTTGATCGACGGCGGTTCGCTCGCCGAGCGGATCTCCGGCCGTGGCCCGGTCGACGCCGCCGAGGCCGCGCGGATCGGGATCGCCCTCCTCGGCGCGCTGCGCACGGCCCACGCGGCGGGCGTCCTGCACCGGGACATCAAACCGGCCAACGTCCTGTTGCAGACCGCAGCCGACGAGGCCGACTCCGAGCGGGTCGTGCTGACCGACTTCGGTATCGCGCAGGTCGCGGGCGCCACGACCCTCACCGAGAGCGGCGCGTTCGTCGGCTCGCCCGAGTACACCGCGCCGGAGCGGATGTCGGGCGTGCGGACCGGTCCCGCGTCCGACCTGTGGTCGCTGGGCGTGCTGCTGTGCACGGTGCTGAGCGGTGAATCGCCGTTCCACCGCGACTCGCTGGGCGGCATCCTGCACGCGGTCGTCATCGACGAGATCCGCCCGCCGGAGCAGGCCCGGCCGCTGCTGCCCGTCGTACGGGGACTGCTCGAACGCGATCCGGAACGGCGGCTGGAGGCGGCGGAGGCCGAGCGGCTGCTGCGGGCCTTTCTCGACACCGGTCGGACACCGAAGGCGACATCCGGCCAGACGGGTAAGCGGACACCCGGGTACACACCGACCCAACGGGACGTTCCACGACGGGAGTTGGTGCCACCGCCGTCGCCGTCGGCCCCCGAGCCGTCACCGACACCCGCCTCCACGGCCGAGCAGACCCCCCGGCGCACCACCCGCGGTGTGCTCGTCACCGCGCTGCTGGTCGCGGCGATGGCGGGGGCCGGGGTGTCGGCGGCGGCTCTCTTGATGCGAGGGGACGGAGACGGGGGCGTCGCCGCGCCGGTGAGTTCGGCGCCGTTGACCTCCACGAGTGCCGGTACACGGTCACCGTCGCCCACCCCCTCGGTGAGCACCGGGACGCCCAACACCCCCACCGCGCCCTCCGGTTACCGCGTCGCCCACGACCCCGACGGCTTCTCCCTCGCCGTACCGGAGGACTTCGTGCGCGTGCCGCAGGGCGAGCGCATCTTCTACATGTCGCCGGGGGAGACCTTCCGGCTCGGCATCAAGATGTCCGACCCCGAACAGGGCGGCCCGCTCGCGGTGATGAAGAGCGCGGCGGCCAAGGGAGCGGCCACGAACCCCGGTTACCACGACGGCAGGGTCACCGACACCACGCACTACGGACACCCCGCCGCGCTCTGGGAGTTCAGCTGGAACGGCTTCAGCACGGCGGAGGGACCCCGGCACACGTACGACATGTGCTGGGAGGAGAACGGCCGGATGTACGACGTGTGGGTGTCGGCGCCGGTCGGGAAGGTGCGGGAGGCGAAGGAGTACTTCGACGTCGCGCTGGACACCTTCGCCCGCACGTGA
- a CDS encoding serine/threonine-protein kinase has product MSEAERAGTSRQDKSERLLAGRYRLGAVLGRGGMGTVWRAEDETLGRTVAVKELRFPTSIDEDEKRRLITRTLREAKAIARIRNTSAVTVYDVVDEDDRPWIVMELVEGKSLAEAIREDGLLEPRRAAEVGLAILDVLRSAHREGILHRDVKPSNVLIAEDGRVVLTDFGIAQVEGDPSITSTGMLVGAPSYISPERARGHKPGPAADLWSLGGLLYAAVEGAPPYDKGSAIATLTAVMTEPLEEPKNAGPLKDVIYGLLNKDPAQRLDDAGARAMLNAVIHAPEPKAEPEPAADATRVVPLPAQPGPAESGGRKTGAKKSGGGSGSSGPSAGAERLRGALRSMRKAAGGSAGAGAAASSAAAGSATSSGAAAGSATGPGAGSGSGGASTPVAGKPGGSGAGVGAGAAAAGAGSAGVAGTSGRSGSGAAGTAGPGGVKSGAAGGSSKPVVDGPRTPGVPSARSAGASGPATRSGTSAGAGTASGAGASAGSGSAAGSGAAAGSAAQAGAADSGTRDSAGARDSAGTRDPGTRDPGVQASGLRETGLGDSGTRDLGGATHESSTRSATSGSGGRSSGWPVMTPPDLPPRPVPRAPITDVVPKRTLVIIAVVIALAVISVVLALTLGGDDDDSKGSKHTGGAKADSSVSASASASTDTKKDSGDTGSTGGSKSDSKATATASGSTAGSGTNASGGSGDETDGSSGGAAVVKTYKGSQGFSIGLPAGWSYQSTDSAGVRLTGPDGQKLLIAWTSTPKGDAVADWKNQEQYMTRSGYHRIRIEKVDYRGWNTADWEFTYEDGGTKYRTIDRGFVVNSHLGYALMYTAKDANWGSELRKDTWTTLTKTFEPKS; this is encoded by the coding sequence ATGTCGGAGGCGGAGCGGGCGGGGACATCCCGTCAGGACAAGAGCGAACGTCTCCTCGCCGGGCGGTACCGGTTGGGAGCAGTGCTCGGCCGCGGAGGCATGGGCACGGTGTGGCGTGCCGAGGACGAGACCCTGGGCCGGACGGTCGCCGTCAAGGAGCTGCGGTTCCCGACCAGCATCGACGAGGACGAGAAACGCCGGCTGATCACGCGGACGTTGCGCGAGGCCAAGGCCATCGCGCGGATCCGCAACACCAGCGCGGTGACGGTCTACGACGTCGTCGACGAGGACGACCGGCCGTGGATCGTCATGGAGTTGGTCGAGGGCAAGTCGCTCGCCGAGGCCATCCGGGAGGACGGCCTGCTGGAGCCGCGGCGCGCCGCGGAGGTCGGGCTCGCGATACTCGACGTCCTGCGGTCCGCGCACCGCGAGGGCATCCTGCACCGCGACGTGAAGCCGTCGAACGTGCTGATCGCCGAGGACGGCCGGGTCGTGCTCACCGACTTCGGTATCGCGCAGGTCGAGGGCGACCCGTCGATCACCTCCACCGGCATGCTCGTCGGCGCGCCCTCCTACATCTCTCCGGAGCGGGCCCGCGGGCACAAGCCCGGTCCGGCGGCCGACCTGTGGTCGCTCGGCGGGTTGTTGTATGCGGCGGTCGAGGGCGCACCGCCGTACGACAAGGGTTCCGCGATCGCCACGCTCACCGCGGTGATGACGGAGCCGTTGGAGGAGCCGAAGAACGCCGGGCCGTTGAAGGACGTCATCTACGGCCTGCTGAACAAGGACCCGGCCCAGCGTCTCGACGACGCGGGTGCCCGGGCGATGCTCAACGCGGTGATCCACGCGCCCGAGCCGAAGGCTGAGCCGGAGCCGGCGGCGGACGCGACGAGGGTGGTGCCGTTGCCGGCGCAGCCGGGGCCCGCGGAGTCCGGTGGCAGGAAGACCGGCGCCAAGAAGAGCGGTGGCGGGAGCGGGAGTTCGGGTCCTTCGGCGGGGGCCGAGCGGTTGCGTGGGGCGCTGCGGTCCATGCGGAAGGCGGCGGGGGGTTCGGCGGGGGCCGGGGCTGCCGCGTCTTCGGCGGCTGCGGGTTCGGCTACGAGTTCTGGTGCGGCTGCGGGTTCTGCTACGGGTCCGGGTGCCGGGTCGGGTTCCGGTGGGGCTTCAACTCCCGTTGCCGGTAAGCCGGGTGGCTCGGGCGCGGGTGTTGGAGCTGGTGCGGCTGCCGCCGGGGCTGGTTCGGCCGGTGTTGCCGGTACTTCGGGCAGGAGTGGCTCCGGTGCTGCCGGGACCGCCGGCCCTGGTGGAGTGAAGAGCGGTGCTGCCGGCGGGAGTTCGAAGCCTGTTGTCGACGGGCCTCGGACGCCCGGGGTGCCTTCGGCTCGGTCGGCGGGTGCTTCTGGTCCGGCGACCCGTTCCGGGACGTCGGCCGGTGCGGGAACTGCGTCGGGTGCCGGCGCTTCGGCTGGTTCCGGGAGTGCGGCCGGTTCCGGTGCTGCGGCCGGCTCGGCGGCGCAGGCCGGTGCGGCGGACTCGGGGACGCGTGACTCGGCGGGTGCACGTGACTCGGCGGGTACCCGTGACCCCGGTACGCGTGATCCGGGTGTGCAGGCGTCCGGGCTGCGGGAGACGGGACTGGGGGACTCCGGTACCCGGGACCTGGGGGGCGCGACGCACGAGTCGAGTACTCGGTCGGCCACCTCGGGTTCGGGTGGGCGGAGTTCCGGGTGGCCCGTGATGACGCCGCCGGATCTGCCGCCGCGGCCGGTGCCGAGGGCGCCGATCACCGACGTGGTGCCGAAGCGGACGCTGGTGATCATCGCGGTCGTCATCGCGCTCGCGGTGATCAGTGTCGTGCTGGCGCTCACGCTCGGTGGCGATGACGACGACTCCAAGGGGTCGAAGCACACCGGCGGCGCCAAGGCGGACAGCAGTGTCAGCGCGAGCGCGAGTGCGAGCACCGACACCAAGAAGGACAGCGGCGACACCGGGAGCACGGGCGGTTCGAAGAGCGACTCCAAGGCGACGGCAACGGCCTCGGGGAGCACGGCGGGTTCGGGTACGAACGCGTCCGGCGGGAGCGGTGACGAGACGGACGGTTCCTCGGGCGGCGCCGCGGTCGTGAAGACGTACAAGGGGAGCCAGGGCTTCTCGATAGGCCTGCCCGCCGGGTGGTCGTACCAGTCGACCGACTCGGCCGGGGTCCGGCTGACCGGGCCCGATGGGCAGAAGCTGCTGATCGCCTGGACCAGTACGCCGAAGGGCGACGCGGTGGCGGACTGGAAGAACCAGGAGCAGTACATGACGCGCTCCGGGTACCACCGGATCCGAATAGAGAAGGTGGACTACCGGGGCTGGAACACGGCCGACTGGGAGTTCACCTATGAGGACGGCGGGACGAAGTACCGCACCATCGACCGCGGGTTCGTCGTCAACAGTCATCTCGGATATGCCCTCATGTACACCGCGAAAGACGCCAATTGGGGCAGCGAGCTCCGCAAGGACACCTGGACGACCCTGACGAAGACGTTCGAACCGAAGTCGTGA
- a CDS encoding protein kinase: MDDYAGRVLADRYRLPLPPSDEYELTETRAFDTYSGQEVLVRQVPLPEVVEAEVLGEDGLPDGFTARDRGARRPAAARTATRRPSDPAVRRAVEAAQAAARIPDHPRLDQVFDVFAEGGSLWIVSELVSAQPLSALLVEKPLSPYRAAEVASDVLMALRVLHAHGWVHRNITARTVLVCDDGRVMLTGLAVGAAEEALCGYDPVPPQDGDEDGRGQQGQHGGGAAVPASLRAQAGGAVPRAGSTAPRGSVSPSGSTTPPGPRAPGGSTLPAVPGNSRGGGAIGFGGAGGGTATGATAAAVGPGAVDPEAARRAAIEARAAGGLPGVGAESGGASASSAALARREAEVGGDARAARAGAIAAYRAGARAAARVQETQQPALPGARPPAEGERGTAQANGSAQLPYSGGNGVEQHPPGTTPPGQIADPYGVRNTAWHGATPRPGTGGQAPAVQGDRPFPQQEGGGTGALSPGGTGTFPGANTPAPGGTPRPHGADPSAYGANTPAPGGAPRPHGADPSAYGADPSAYGGGARPYGPGTPAHGADPHGADPAAQSPDPSTYGALTPATGHPAPPSTGAPRLPGLDGPVPPGQAAVPGSGNSPRPPARWDELAAAGVPARRGPATALAAERARQVRMTVVGPVTERWAPEQAVPVHENWQLAAPIGPATDLWALGALLFRAVQGHAPYPEEATAELVQLVCAEPPAFAEECGPLRPVVESLLRQDPTERLDFEELRGWLRSLVRSAPEPEAGTYVVATPPTDPRRLPIVRRRGELVRRRRAGLPATSPHGRHKRAKEEVGGSPRRLGRTLLILIFLLLAGAVAYAMLFMPKSGENSGAGDGDRTGAAGEVSTAPSLSSAGAGSQPQPDQTSPSAHNSPSNSASSTETQTDPNVADGFVLRKDPEGFRVAVAKGWTRTPKNGSGQVVYSHGDFELIVVAGRDSATTDGSDPMVYQRDKEAELQPYRNSSWATATGLRTITVGGKTMAEGQFTWTDSQGGALFVRNMAFLINGRYHIVQVRGPEAQRDEVTRLYEQASSTYQYTG; the protein is encoded by the coding sequence GTGGACGACTATGCGGGTCGGGTGCTCGCCGACCGCTACCGCCTGCCGCTGCCGCCCTCCGACGAGTACGAACTCACCGAGACCCGGGCCTTCGACACCTACAGCGGGCAGGAAGTCCTGGTCCGCCAGGTGCCGTTGCCGGAGGTCGTCGAGGCGGAGGTGCTCGGCGAGGACGGGCTGCCCGACGGGTTCACGGCGCGTGATCGCGGGGCGCGGCGGCCGGCCGCGGCGCGGACCGCGACGCGGCGGCCTTCCGATCCGGCGGTGCGGCGCGCGGTCGAGGCCGCGCAGGCCGCGGCGCGGATTCCCGACCATCCCCGGCTGGACCAGGTCTTCGACGTGTTCGCCGAGGGCGGTTCGCTGTGGATAGTGAGCGAACTGGTCTCCGCCCAGCCGTTGTCCGCACTGCTCGTCGAGAAGCCGTTGTCGCCGTACCGGGCGGCCGAGGTCGCCTCCGACGTGCTGATGGCGCTGCGGGTCCTGCACGCGCACGGCTGGGTCCACCGGAACATCACCGCCCGCACGGTGCTCGTCTGCGACGACGGCCGCGTCATGCTGACCGGCCTCGCGGTCGGCGCGGCGGAGGAGGCACTGTGCGGCTACGACCCGGTGCCGCCCCAGGACGGCGACGAGGACGGACGCGGGCAGCAAGGACAGCACGGCGGCGGTGCGGCGGTACCCGCGAGTCTCAGGGCTCAGGCCGGCGGCGCTGTACCGCGTGCGGGTTCTACGGCCCCGCGCGGTTCCGTATCTCCTTCCGGCTCGACGACTCCGCCCGGTCCCAGGGCTCCCGGCGGTTCTACGCTCCCTGCGGTCCCCGGTAACTCTCGTGGCGGTGGCGCGATCGGCTTCGGCGGCGCGGGCGGCGGAACCGCCACAGGTGCAACTGCCGCTGCCGTAGGCCCCGGCGCTGTGGACCCCGAGGCCGCCCGGCGGGCCGCGATCGAGGCGAGGGCCGCCGGAGGGCTGCCCGGAGTCGGTGCGGAGAGCGGTGGCGCAAGCGCGTCCTCCGCGGCGCTGGCCCGCAGGGAAGCGGAGGTCGGCGGTGACGCCAGGGCCGCGCGGGCCGGTGCGATCGCCGCGTACCGGGCAGGCGCGCGAGCCGCCGCCCGGGTCCAGGAGACCCAGCAGCCGGCGCTCCCCGGTGCCCGGCCCCCGGCCGAGGGCGAGCGCGGCACCGCCCAGGCCAACGGTTCGGCCCAACTGCCGTACTCCGGCGGCAACGGCGTGGAGCAGCACCCGCCCGGCACCACACCCCCGGGCCAGATAGCCGACCCCTACGGCGTCCGCAACACCGCCTGGCACGGTGCGACACCGCGGCCCGGCACCGGTGGACAGGCTCCGGCAGTACAGGGTGACCGGCCGTTCCCTCAGCAGGAGGGCGGCGGCACCGGTGCACTGTCCCCGGGCGGAACAGGCACGTTCCCCGGCGCGAACACCCCGGCCCCCGGCGGTACCCCCCGCCCTCACGGCGCGGACCCTTCTGCTTACGGCGCGAACACCCCGGCCCCTGGCGGCGCCCCCCGCCCTCATGGCGCGGACCCTTCTGCCTACGGCGCGGACCCCTCGGCCTACGGCGGAGGAGCCCGCCCCTACGGCCCGGGCACCCCGGCCCACGGCGCCGACCCTCACGGCGCGGACCCCGCCGCCCAGAGCCCCGACCCCTCCACCTACGGCGCCCTGACCCCCGCCACCGGTCACCCCGCCCCGCCCTCCACCGGCGCTCCCCGCCTCCCCGGCCTGGACGGACCCGTTCCTCCAGGTCAGGCCGCCGTCCCCGGCTCCGGCAACTCCCCTCGCCCTCCCGCCCGTTGGGACGAGCTGGCCGCCGCCGGTGTGCCCGCTCGCCGGGGCCCCGCCACCGCACTGGCCGCCGAGCGCGCGCGGCAGGTGCGGATGACGGTCGTGGGGCCGGTGACCGAGCGGTGGGCGCCCGAGCAGGCCGTACCGGTGCATGAGAACTGGCAGTTGGCCGCGCCGATCGGGCCCGCGACCGACCTGTGGGCGCTCGGGGCGTTGCTCTTCCGGGCCGTGCAAGGGCATGCGCCTTACCCGGAGGAGGCGACTGCCGAGCTGGTGCAACTCGTGTGTGCGGAGCCGCCTGCCTTCGCCGAGGAGTGCGGGCCGCTGAGGCCGGTCGTGGAGTCGCTGTTGCGGCAGGACCCGACCGAGCGGCTCGACTTCGAGGAACTGCGGGGCTGGCTGCGGTCGTTGGTGCGTTCGGCGCCCGAGCCCGAGGCCGGTACGTATGTCGTCGCCACCCCGCCGACCGATCCCCGGCGGCTGCCGATCGTGCGCAGGCGGGGCGAGTTGGTGCGCAGGCGGCGGGCCGGGCTGCCCGCGACCAGTCCGCACGGGCGGCACAAGCGGGCCAAGGAGGAGGTCGGCGGGTCGCCGCGCAGACTTGGCCGGACCCTGTTGATTCTCATCTTCCTGTTGCTGGCCGGCGCCGTCGCGTACGCCATGCTCTTCATGCCCAAGTCCGGGGAGAACTCCGGTGCAGGGGACGGGGATCGGACCGGGGCCGCAGGGGAGGTCAGTACCGCGCCCAGTCTGTCCTCGGCCGGGGCCGGCAGTCAGCCGCAGCCCGATCAGACCTCGCCCAGTGCCCACAACAGCCCCTCGAACTCCGCCAGTTCGACCGAGACGCAGACGGACCCGAACGTCGCCGACGGGTTCGTGCTGCGCAAGGACCCCGAAGGGTTCCGGGTCGCGGTGGCGAAGGGCTGGACCCGGACGCCCAAGAACGGGAGCGGTCAAGTCGTCTACTCCCACGGCGACTTCGAGCTGATCGTCGTAGCGGGGCGGGACAGTGCCACGACGGACGGCAGCGACCCGATGGTCTATCAGCGGGACAAGGAGGCCGAGTTGCAGCCGTACCGCAACTCCAGCTGGGCCACCGCGACCGGGCTGCGGACCATCACGGTGGGCGGAAAGACCATGGCCGAGGGGCAGTTCACCTGGACGGACAGTCAGGGCGGCGCCCTGTTCGTGCGCAACATGGCGTTCCTCATCAACGGCCGCTACCACATCGTGCAGGTACGCGGCCCGGAGGCTCAACGGGACGAAGTGACACGGCTGTACGAGCAGGCGTCGTCCACCTATCAGTACACCGGGTGA
- a CDS encoding serine hydrolase domain-containing protein: MPTPRTLLALPVSLALLCLSAAASQAHSAPDTNALVRLLVIRGRAPAAALLAHDSTGVGIAPAGTDHARAESDYALGTTEYTQAGKGISRADHFRAGSITKTFIATVILQLAAEHRLSLSDTVERHLPGLVHGAGNDGRALTLRSLLTHTSGLYDFTAVTGGTVPVSPTQAVRMAVTHPPADRGRFSYSNTNYVLLGLVIEKVTGNSYATEAERRIIAPLRLTGTSFPGSRTTLPSPHGRAYATDGSDVTDLDPRVAGAAGELVTTLTDLDRFYSALLGGELLPPRWLREMLDTRTARGSYGMGLFPVKLPCGTTVWGHNGRISGSYVRTAATVDGRHVLTFRVNTSEMADPGLEPALLAAEFCPRTS; this comes from the coding sequence ATGCCCACTCCTCGGACACTCCTCGCCCTTCCGGTGTCCCTGGCTCTCCTCTGTCTGTCCGCGGCCGCCTCCCAGGCCCACTCGGCACCGGACACGAACGCCCTGGTCAGACTGCTGGTCATCCGGGGCAGAGCCCCCGCCGCGGCGCTACTGGCCCACGACAGCACGGGCGTTGGCATCGCCCCGGCCGGGACGGACCACGCGCGGGCCGAGTCGGACTACGCACTCGGCACGACGGAGTACACACAGGCGGGAAAAGGCATCAGCCGTGCCGACCACTTCCGCGCCGGCAGCATCACGAAGACCTTCATCGCGACCGTGATCCTCCAACTGGCGGCCGAACACCGGTTGTCCCTGTCCGACACGGTGGAGCGACACCTGCCCGGTCTGGTACACGGAGCGGGCAACGACGGGCGCGCGCTGACCCTCCGTTCCCTGCTCACCCACACCAGCGGTCTGTACGACTTCACCGCGGTCACCGGGGGCACGGTCCCCGTCTCCCCAACTCAGGCCGTCCGTATGGCAGTCACCCACCCACCGGCCGATCGCGGCCGCTTCTCCTACTCGAACACCAACTACGTGCTGCTCGGCCTGGTGATCGAGAAGGTCACCGGCAACTCGTACGCCACCGAGGCCGAGCGCCGCATCATCGCTCCGCTGCGTCTGACGGGCACCTCCTTCCCGGGCTCCCGCACCACTCTTCCCTCGCCGCACGGCCGCGCCTACGCGACCGACGGCTCCGACGTCACCGATCTCGACCCGCGGGTGGCCGGGGCCGCGGGCGAGCTGGTGACCACGCTCACCGACCTGGACCGCTTCTACTCGGCCCTGCTCGGCGGCGAACTCCTGCCCCCGCGTTGGCTGCGCGAGATGCTCGACACCCGTACCGCACGCGGCTCGTACGGCATGGGTCTGTTTCCGGTGAAGCTCCCGTGCGGCACCACGGTGTGGGGGCACAACGGCCGGATCTCCGGCAGCTACGTGCGCACCGCAGCCACCGTCGACGGCCGTCATGTCCTCACCTTCCGGGTGAACACGAGCGAGATGGCCGACCCCGGTCTCGAACCGGCCCTGCTCGCCGCCGAGTTCTGCCCCCGCACCTCGTAG
- a CDS encoding serine/threonine-protein kinase yields MQGLLLAGRYRLAESIGSGGMGRVWRAHDEVLHRAVAIKELTAALYVSESDQPRLLARTRAEARAAARINHSAVVTVHDVLEHDGRPWIVMELVEGNSLADEVKEKGRIEPAEAARIGVWVLRALRAAHAAGVLHRDVKPGNVLLGQDGRVLLTDFGIAQIEGDSTITRTGEVVGSVDYLAPERVRGADPGPSSDLWALGATLFTAVEGRSPFRRTSPLSTMQAVVEEDAGEPRYAGALAPVIAALLNKDPALRPDADQTEQMLAEAAEGRRPRAAEEWLPTQRVGSRQGGLAEDFGSGSGATPYPSATGGAAPYASATGATYQHTPPVSLAPPGAIAPPKRRRLRSVVLVVVAAALVGGGTALGLQKWHQDQDQGGTPGASASQSATPTPHSSGPANWQVYHDPWGFDISLPKGWARKVYGDSGGIKQVDYTPDNGKHFVRIAIDTSPDFPTANAHQLDLEVQLQRLVDYNRVTLEANTYRDRPGSLWDYTWTAQPKDTPYPGPRRAIEETYMSRDGVEFAIYMSAPAADWATTSAQFKTVLQSWSPDSG; encoded by the coding sequence ATGCAGGGCCTGCTCCTCGCGGGGCGCTATCGGCTGGCCGAATCGATCGGCAGCGGCGGTATGGGCCGGGTGTGGCGGGCGCACGACGAGGTGTTGCACCGGGCCGTCGCCATCAAGGAGTTGACGGCCGCGCTCTATGTGTCCGAGAGCGACCAGCCGAGACTGCTGGCGCGCACCCGCGCCGAGGCGCGCGCCGCCGCGCGGATCAACCACTCCGCCGTCGTCACCGTGCACGACGTACTCGAACACGACGGCCGCCCATGGATCGTCATGGAGCTGGTCGAGGGCAACTCCCTTGCCGACGAGGTCAAGGAGAAGGGCCGGATCGAGCCTGCCGAGGCCGCGCGCATCGGTGTATGGGTGCTGCGCGCGCTGCGCGCCGCGCACGCCGCCGGTGTCCTGCACCGTGACGTCAAGCCCGGCAACGTGCTGCTCGGGCAGGACGGGCGGGTGCTGCTCACCGACTTCGGCATCGCGCAGATCGAGGGCGACAGCACCATCACGCGCACGGGAGAGGTCGTGGGCTCCGTCGACTACCTCGCCCCCGAGCGCGTCCGCGGCGCCGACCCCGGACCGTCCTCCGACCTGTGGGCGCTGGGCGCCACGCTCTTCACGGCCGTTGAGGGCCGTTCGCCGTTCCGCCGCACCTCGCCGCTGTCCACCATGCAGGCCGTCGTCGAGGAGGACGCCGGCGAACCGCGGTACGCCGGTGCGCTCGCGCCCGTCATCGCCGCGCTGCTGAACAAGGACCCCGCGCTACGGCCCGACGCGGACCAGACCGAGCAGATGCTCGCGGAGGCGGCCGAGGGGCGGCGCCCGCGCGCGGCGGAGGAGTGGCTGCCGACCCAGCGAGTGGGCTCCCGGCAGGGCGGGTTGGCGGAGGACTTCGGTTCGGGCTCGGGTGCGACGCCGTACCCGTCGGCGACCGGGGGCGCGGCGCCGTACGCGTCGGCGACCGGGGCCACGTACCAGCACACACCGCCCGTCTCCCTCGCGCCCCCCGGGGCGATCGCTCCGCCGAAGCGCCGCCGGCTGCGCTCGGTGGTCCTCGTGGTCGTCGCCGCCGCGCTCGTCGGCGGCGGTACGGCGCTGGGGCTTCAGAAGTGGCATCAGGACCAGGACCAGGGCGGCACCCCGGGCGCATCGGCCTCACAGAGCGCCACGCCGACCCCGCACAGTTCGGGTCCCGCCAACTGGCAGGTCTACCACGACCCTTGGGGCTTCGACATATCCCTCCCCAAGGGCTGGGCGCGGAAGGTCTACGGCGACTCCGGCGGCATCAAGCAGGTCGACTACACGCCCGACAACGGCAAGCACTTCGTCCGCATAGCGATCGACACCTCCCCGGACTTCCCCACCGCGAACGCCCACCAACTCGACCTGGAAGTTCAGCTCCAGCGGCTGGTCGACTACAACCGGGTGACCCTGGAGGCGAACACCTACCGCGACCGTCCCGGCTCCCTGTGGGACTACACCTGGACCGCGCAGCCGAAGGACACGCCCTACCCGGGACCCCGGCGCGCCATCGAGGAGACGTACATGTCCCGCGACGGCGTCGAGTTCGCGATCTACATGTCCGCGCCGGCCGCGGACTGGGCGACGACCAGCGCGCAGTTCAAGACGGTCCTACAGAGCTGGAGTCCCGACTCGGGCTGA